From the Nostoc sp. PCC 7107 genome, the window ATTGAGTAGGGATACGTAGAGTGAAAAGCCAGTTTTCAAAATACTACAGGCTGTTAGTTATTTTTGCCTGTACGGTGTTGATTGCCTTTGCTGGTCAAGCTGCGATCGCGCAGAATAATAGCCCTTGGCGCAATCAACGCAGACAGCCGGTAGAAATGATTGTCGGCGGTGATTTTGTGGTCACGATGAATGATGCACAACCTGTAATTAAGAATGGTGCGGTGGCCCTCAACGACGGCAAAATTGTTGCTGTAGATACACAAGACAAAATCATGGCATCTTACAGATCTGCCAAGAGACTATCCGGCGAAGGTAAGGTACTCATGCCTGGTCTTGTCAATGGTCATTCTCATACAGCAATGGTGTTGTTTCGCGGTCTGGCAGACGACTTAAACTTACAAGATTGGTTACAAAATTATATATTTCCCGCAGAAGGACAGTTCGTTAACGAAAACTTCATCCGCGTTGGTGAGACACTGGCTTGTTGGGAAATGATTAGTGGTGGCACTACGACATTTGTTGATATGTACTTCAAGCCCGATGTTGCCGCTAGAGTAGTTGATCAATGTGGCTTGCGGGCTGTAATAGCACCTTCATCTATCGATTTTCCTAGCCCTGGTTTTCGCGGCTGGGATGATGCGTTTGCTGCGGCAGTAGATTTCGTGAAACGTTGGAAAGGACGGAACCCACGAATTATCACAGCTTTAGCTCCTCACGCTCCTTACACTGTCTCGCCAGAGCATCTGAAACAAGCTATCCAGGCAGCACGTCAATACGATGTGCCATTGACGATTCACCTTGCAGAAACACCAACCGAAGTTCAAGACATCCAACAGCGCTATAATGCCACCCCAGTACAACATCTAGAAAATATCGGGTTCTTAGATCCGCGAGTCTTTGCTGCTCATGTAGTTTGGCCTAATGAAAGTGAAATTGCGCTGATGGCAAGACGCGGTGTTGGTGTCATCCATAATCCTGAATCGAATTTGAAGTTGGCTTCTGGCTTTGCACCTGTTCCGGCGATGGTACAGGCAGGAATTAAAGTTGGTCTGGGTACGGATGGTGCTGCGTCCAACAATGATTTAGATATGTGGGAAGCGATTCGTCTTACTGCCCTGATTCATAAAGGCACAACTCTCGACCCTACCACTTTACCGGCCAGGACTGTCTTACGGATGGCAACCTTGGGAGGTGCAGAAGCCCTCGGTTTGGCTGATAAAATTGGTGCTGTCAAAGTTGGGTTGCAAGCAGATTTAATTCAAGTAGACCTCACATCTGCACACCTGACTCCTCTTTACGATGTTATTTCCCATCTCGTTTATGCAGCAAAAGCTGAGGATGTTGATACTGTAATTGTGGATGGGAAAGTTCTCATGTCTGAGCGTAAGGTTCTTACGGTTGACACTAAGCAAGTTCGGCGTGAAGCTATCAGGATTGGTGAGCAGATTCAAGCAGAGATCCGTCCATCGAATTAACTCTTGTTTTGAAACATCACCAAACAAAATTCTCTTCTAGGACTTACGTAAAAAAACTCTCAAAGTCTCATTCCTCTGTGAACTCTGCGTCTCTGTGGTTCGATTTTCCGTAGCCTGTGCGTAAGTCCTGTCTTCCAATGGCTTGAAAATCCATGCCTTAGTACGCCGCTTAGGCTGTTTAGTTTTCTCGATTGGTAAATAAAATGGCGCGATCGCACAGTGTTGATCGCGCCGCCAATAATCAGCTACGTACTACAATTTTGGCGTTGCATATTTTCAGTAATGCCGAAAAATCATTTTTGAGTTGACACAGTTAATACTTGCGGTGGGGTAGCATCGGGGGGATAGAGAAAGTCTACTTCCACTAATCTGCGATCGCTCGCTTTCAGATTTAATACTACCAGTGGCTCTCCTGGTTGACCCCGCTTTTGGACTAAATGCACAAATTTGGTTTGCGCCATACCTCTATCATCTTTGTACCGTATCCGCACACTTCCACGAAAGAATGTTTGGCGTGCTGGGGTGCTAAAAAAGCGCAGTCCAGGTTTCACTAACTGGTCTTCTTTAATTGGGGTTTGCATGGCCACAGCCACAGTTTGCGGTGTAGATGTGTTGTTATATAACGGTAACTTCAAGTTGTATTGAATTGCATAGTTACCATGTGCGCGATATGCAGTATCGGGATAACGCGCTAACATCGGCGCACTTTGAATTTGATTAGTCCCCAAAGTTCCGCCGTGCAAGGTACTCAAGGCATAGGAAATAGCTTGTCCCGCCTGGGGAATGGTTAAGAATCTGGCTTTGGGACTATCTACTATAAATGCACGCCAAAAGGAACCGCCGACAACCCCCGCGACTCTTCCGTAAATTCTCGGTTTACCAGTTTCTTCTAAAGGAGTAGGTGTTTTATCCCGTGGCGTGGATAGTTCACCGTTATCTAATAAATTTTCCCACTCTGCTAAAGTTGGCGCACGTTCGCTACCATCAGCATTATCCTTGGCAAACATCGCTAAACTAGCGGCGTAAACTGTCCCATTAGTCCGCAAGCGCATCAAGGTAGACCGACCATTTAAAGGCGGCGTTAACCCTTGTACGGGAATGGGGAGATTAAGTAACATTTGACTTTGCTTAGGTGCAAGAATTATTTGCGCCGGAAAAATTGATTGTCGCCTTCCTCTGAGAATATCAGACATAGCGCGATCGCCTGGCCCGGCAAATACTTTACCCGCAGCATCTTCGACAAACGGCGGTAACTCAATAAATGGTGCATCGGGTTGACTTAAATAACTCGCCGCTTGCAAGACATTGACGGTGACTGGTTGGTCAGTTGGGTTATGCAGAATTACACCGAGATAGAGCGATCTCAGATTTTCTGGGGGGTCGGCTTTCGCCACATGGTGAGCAAAAATATCAAATCGTCCCCGAAAAGGAAAATTTAAATGCGCTGTTGGGACTTTTTTACTATCCCCTGGAAAAGTAGACAATAAAATTCCTTCTTTCAACACCAATTCTGGACTATTGCTATTAAACGTTGGGACTGAATCTAACTGTCCTGGTAAAGGCAAAACTTGTTGCTGTTGGACAACTTCTTCTGGTGGTGGTGTGGGCGGTGTGGCTTGAGCAATCAGTAAGCTGAGTAAAAATGACAACATATACTTAGGTGACTATTTTTCCTACAAGACGCACACCATTTTATGCGAGTGCCAAATTGTGAATAATTAATAAGAAATCGGCAACAATAGCTACCAAATTTTCTTGATTTAAAATTGGAACGTGAACAAATATACAACGATTTGTCAGTTGATATTGGTGTAAATAGTCAAGAACTGCATAATAAAGACCCTCGCACACAAATTTACCGCAGTCCTTACTAATATCAGTTGCTACTGTTCCCGAAACTAATTTTTCCAAATTTACTCCGGTCGCCAAAAAAATTTCTCCTTGATTAGCACCCATCTCTACACTTAATCGCTGGCGACTTGCAGCCATGCCACAACAGATAATGTAATCTGGTTGCAACTGGGAGATTTTTTGAATTACCCAGGAACTAGCCAGCATC encodes:
- a CDS encoding amidohydrolase, with product MKSQFSKYYRLLVIFACTVLIAFAGQAAIAQNNSPWRNQRRQPVEMIVGGDFVVTMNDAQPVIKNGAVALNDGKIVAVDTQDKIMASYRSAKRLSGEGKVLMPGLVNGHSHTAMVLFRGLADDLNLQDWLQNYIFPAEGQFVNENFIRVGETLACWEMISGGTTTFVDMYFKPDVAARVVDQCGLRAVIAPSSIDFPSPGFRGWDDAFAAAVDFVKRWKGRNPRIITALAPHAPYTVSPEHLKQAIQAARQYDVPLTIHLAETPTEVQDIQQRYNATPVQHLENIGFLDPRVFAAHVVWPNESEIALMARRGVGVIHNPESNLKLASGFAPVPAMVQAGIKVGLGTDGAASNNDLDMWEAIRLTALIHKGTTLDPTTLPARTVLRMATLGGAEALGLADKIGAVKVGLQADLIQVDLTSAHLTPLYDVISHLVYAAKAEDVDTVIVDGKVLMSERKVLTVDTKQVRREAIRIGEQIQAEIRPSN
- a CDS encoding DUF3370 domain-containing protein — translated: MLSFLLSLLIAQATPPTPPPEEVVQQQQVLPLPGQLDSVPTFNSNSPELVLKEGILLSTFPGDSKKVPTAHLNFPFRGRFDIFAHHVAKADPPENLRSLYLGVILHNPTDQPVTVNVLQAASYLSQPDAPFIELPPFVEDAAGKVFAGPGDRAMSDILRGRRQSIFPAQIILAPKQSQMLLNLPIPVQGLTPPLNGRSTLMRLRTNGTVYAASLAMFAKDNADGSERAPTLAEWENLLDNGELSTPRDKTPTPLEETGKPRIYGRVAGVVGGSFWRAFIVDSPKARFLTIPQAGQAISYALSTLHGGTLGTNQIQSAPMLARYPDTAYRAHGNYAIQYNLKLPLYNNTSTPQTVAVAMQTPIKEDQLVKPGLRFFSTPARQTFFRGSVRIRYKDDRGMAQTKFVHLVQKRGQPGEPLVVLNLKASDRRLVEVDFLYPPDATPPQVLTVSTQK